In a genomic window of Narcine bancroftii isolate sNarBan1 chromosome 7, sNarBan1.hap1, whole genome shotgun sequence:
- the ucp2 gene encoding dicarboxylate carrier UCP2 isoform X2: MVGFKPTDVPPTATVKFIGAGTAACIADLFTFPLDTAKVRLQIQGESKSAAEMTTSKYRGVFGTMATMVRNEGPRSLYSGLVAGLQRQMSFASVRIGLYDSVKQFYTKGSEHVGIGSRLLAGCTTGAMAVTFAQPTDVVKVRFQAQANKPGPSRRYNGTIEAYKTIAKEEGIRGLWKGTLPNIARNAIVNCTELVTYDLIKDFLLKNGLMTDNLPCHFSSAIGAGFCTTVIASPVDVVKTRYMNSVPGQYKSALNCAVTMFAKEGVTAFYKG; encoded by the exons ATGGTTGGATTCAAGCCTACAGACGTTCCTCCGACAGCCACTGTGAAGTTTATTGGTGCAGGAACAGCTGCCTGCATAGCTGATTTGTTTACCTTCCCTTTGGACACTGCTAAAGTCAGATTACAG ATTCAAGGGGAATCAAAGTCTGCTGCAGAGATGACTACATCAAAGTATAGAGGTGTCTTTGGCACTATGGCCACAATGGTTAGGAATGAGGGACCTAGAAGCCTCTACAGTGGACTAGTAGCTGGTCTCCAACGTCAGATGAGCTTTGCTTCTGTACGCATTGGACTCTATGATTCTGTGAAACAATTCTACACCAAAGGGTCTGAAC ATGTTGGCATTGGTAGCAGACTGCTTGCTGGCTGCACCACTGGAGCCATGGCTGTAACATTTGCCCAACCGACTGATGTAGTGAAAGTAAGGTTTCAAGCTCAAGCAAATAAACCTGGTCCAAGCAGAAGATACAATGGCACCATTGAAGCCTATAAAACCATTGCTAAGGAGGAAGGTATTCGGGGACTATGGAAAG gtACCCTACCAAATATTGCCCGTAATGCCATTGTGAACTGCACAGAGCTTGTGACTTACGATCTGATCAAAGATTTCTTGCTTAAGAATGGTCTCATGACTG ATAACCTTCCATGTCACTTCTCTTCTGCTATTGGTGCTGGATTCTGCACAACTGTTATTGCTTCGCCTGTTGATGTAGTGAAGACAAGATACATGAACTCTGTCCCTGGCCAATACAAGAGTGCCCTAAACTGTGCAGTGACCATGTTTGCAAAAGAAGGTGTTACAGCTTTCTACAAAGGGTGA
- the ucp2 gene encoding dicarboxylate carrier UCP2 isoform X1 yields the protein MVGFKPTDVPPTATVKFIGAGTAACIADLFTFPLDTAKVRLQIQGESKSAAEMTTSKYRGVFGTMATMVRNEGPRSLYSGLVAGLQRQMSFASVRIGLYDSVKQFYTKGSEHVGIGSRLLAGCTTGAMAVTFAQPTDVVKVRFQAQANKPGPSRRYNGTIEAYKTIAKEEGIRGLWKGTLPNIARNAIVNCTELVTYDLIKDFLLKNGLMTDNLPCHFSSAIGAGFCTTVIASPVDVVKTRYMNSVPGQYKSALNCAVTMFAKEGVTAFYKGFMPSFLRLGSWNIVMFITYEQLKRAMMIARV from the exons ATGGTTGGATTCAAGCCTACAGACGTTCCTCCGACAGCCACTGTGAAGTTTATTGGTGCAGGAACAGCTGCCTGCATAGCTGATTTGTTTACCTTCCCTTTGGACACTGCTAAAGTCAGATTACAG ATTCAAGGGGAATCAAAGTCTGCTGCAGAGATGACTACATCAAAGTATAGAGGTGTCTTTGGCACTATGGCCACAATGGTTAGGAATGAGGGACCTAGAAGCCTCTACAGTGGACTAGTAGCTGGTCTCCAACGTCAGATGAGCTTTGCTTCTGTACGCATTGGACTCTATGATTCTGTGAAACAATTCTACACCAAAGGGTCTGAAC ATGTTGGCATTGGTAGCAGACTGCTTGCTGGCTGCACCACTGGAGCCATGGCTGTAACATTTGCCCAACCGACTGATGTAGTGAAAGTAAGGTTTCAAGCTCAAGCAAATAAACCTGGTCCAAGCAGAAGATACAATGGCACCATTGAAGCCTATAAAACCATTGCTAAGGAGGAAGGTATTCGGGGACTATGGAAAG gtACCCTACCAAATATTGCCCGTAATGCCATTGTGAACTGCACAGAGCTTGTGACTTACGATCTGATCAAAGATTTCTTGCTTAAGAATGGTCTCATGACTG ATAACCTTCCATGTCACTTCTCTTCTGCTATTGGTGCTGGATTCTGCACAACTGTTATTGCTTCGCCTGTTGATGTAGTGAAGACAAGATACATGAACTCTGTCCCTGGCCAATACAAGAGTGCCCTAAACTGTGCAGTGACCATGTTTGCAAAAGAAGGTGTTACAGCTTTCTACAAAGG GTTTATGCCATCATTTCTACGCCTGGGGTCATGGAACATCGTGATGTTTATTACCTATGAACAGCTGAAGAGAGCCATGATGATTGCCAGAGTTTAA